In Gopherus flavomarginatus isolate rGopFla2 chromosome 1, rGopFla2.mat.asm, whole genome shotgun sequence, a single genomic region encodes these proteins:
- the MRPL51 gene encoding 39S ribosomal protein L51, mitochondrial isoform X1: MALSGWGGTMGTPLQLARWGLLGRSLSLVRTARSLHCGVSSWIHVKVPPEPKEVDRWTEKRALFGVYDNIGILGDFQVHPKDLITGPSWLRGWRGNELQRCIRKKQIVGHRMFDQDYKNLNKRIKFLYRRFNRTGKHR; encoded by the exons ATGGCTCTGTCCGGGTGGG GGGGCACAATGGGGACTCCGCTGCAGCTGGCAAGATGGGGCCTCTTGGGCCGTAGCCTCTCCCTGGTCCGGACCGCGAGGAGCCTCCACTGTG GGGTCTCCAGCTGGATCCATGTGAAGGTGCCCCCTGAACCTAAAGAGGTTGATCGCTGGACAGAGAAACGAGCCTTATTTGGGGTCTATGACAATATAGGAATTCTAG GAGATTTCCAGGTTCACCCCAAGGACTTGATCACAGGGCCCAGCTGGTTGCGAGGCTGGCGGGGAAATGAGCTACAGAGATGCATCCGCAAGAAGCAAATTGTAGGTCACCGAATGTTTGATCAGGATTACAAGAACCTTAACAAAAGGATCAAGTTCCTGTACAGACGTTTCAACCGCACTGGAAAACACCGCTAG
- the MRPL51 gene encoding 39S ribosomal protein L51, mitochondrial isoform X2, with product MGTPLQLARWGLLGRSLSLVRTARSLHCGVSSWIHVKVPPEPKEVDRWTEKRALFGVYDNIGILGDFQVHPKDLITGPSWLRGWRGNELQRCIRKKQIVGHRMFDQDYKNLNKRIKFLYRRFNRTGKHR from the exons ATGGGGACTCCGCTGCAGCTGGCAAGATGGGGCCTCTTGGGCCGTAGCCTCTCCCTGGTCCGGACCGCGAGGAGCCTCCACTGTG GGGTCTCCAGCTGGATCCATGTGAAGGTGCCCCCTGAACCTAAAGAGGTTGATCGCTGGACAGAGAAACGAGCCTTATTTGGGGTCTATGACAATATAGGAATTCTAG GAGATTTCCAGGTTCACCCCAAGGACTTGATCACAGGGCCCAGCTGGTTGCGAGGCTGGCGGGGAAATGAGCTACAGAGATGCATCCGCAAGAAGCAAATTGTAGGTCACCGAATGTTTGATCAGGATTACAAGAACCTTAACAAAAGGATCAAGTTCCTGTACAGACGTTTCAACCGCACTGGAAAACACCGCTAG
- the VAMP1 gene encoding vesicle-associated membrane protein 1 isoform X1 — MSDPAQQSALGAPEGGALGGGPPGPSPNLTSNLRLQQSQAQMEEVVSIMSVNVEKVLDRDIRLTEMDGKAEALEAGASVFKTSAGKLKRKYWWKNCKMMIMLGVICAIVMVAIVLYFCT, encoded by the exons AT GTCTGATCCAGCTCAACAATCTGCTCTTGGGGCCCCAGAAGGGGGTGCTCTTGGTGGGGGTCCCCCTGGGCCTTCCCCCAACTTGACTAGTAACCTTCGGCTGCAgcagtcccaggcccagatggAGGAG GTGGTGAGCATAATGAGTGTGAATGTGGAGAAAGTGCTGGATCGAGACATAAGGCTGACCGAGATGGATGGCAAGGCAGAGGCACTTGAGGCTGGTGCCTCAGTGTTTAAAACTAGTGCAGGAAAGCTAAAGAGGAAGTACTGGTGGAAGAACTGTAAG ATGATGATCATGCTTGGAGTGATCTGTGCCATTGTGATGGTGGCGATTGTAC TTTACTTCTGTACTTGA
- the VAMP1 gene encoding vesicle-associated membrane protein 1 isoform X2 translates to MSDPAQQSALGAPEGGALGGGPPGPSPNLTSNLRLQQSQAQMEEVVSIMSVNVEKVLDRDIRLTEMDGKAEALEAGASVFKTSAGKLKRKYWWKNCKMMIMLGVICAIVMVAIVQ, encoded by the exons AT GTCTGATCCAGCTCAACAATCTGCTCTTGGGGCCCCAGAAGGGGGTGCTCTTGGTGGGGGTCCCCCTGGGCCTTCCCCCAACTTGACTAGTAACCTTCGGCTGCAgcagtcccaggcccagatggAGGAG GTGGTGAGCATAATGAGTGTGAATGTGGAGAAAGTGCTGGATCGAGACATAAGGCTGACCGAGATGGATGGCAAGGCAGAGGCACTTGAGGCTGGTGCCTCAGTGTTTAAAACTAGTGCAGGAAAGCTAAAGAGGAAGTACTGGTGGAAGAACTGTAAG ATGATGATCATGCTTGGAGTGATCTGTGCCATTGTGATGGTGGCGATTGTAC agtga